A part of Methanomassiliicoccales archaeon genomic DNA contains:
- the pdxT gene encoding pyridoxal 5'-phosphate synthase glutaminase subunit PdxT: MRIGVVSVQGAFPEHVKISKMAMERMGIVGEVLAVRKGQELEGMDCLIIPGGESTTIAKLLWRFGLAQRILDMAAAGTPIMGTCAGMVLLAKEGDEQVEKTGTKLLGLMDMSVARNAFGRQRESFEANLDVEGLDKPFPAVFIRAPVIERVWGGCRALSKYQERVVMARQGNILALSFHPELSGDTRIHEMLISMARR, encoded by the coding sequence ATGAGGATTGGAGTAGTCTCAGTCCAAGGCGCCTTCCCAGAGCATGTCAAAATCTCGAAAATGGCCATGGAGAGGATGGGAATCGTGGGAGAGGTGCTCGCAGTGCGCAAAGGCCAAGAGCTTGAAGGCATGGATTGCCTGATAATACCTGGAGGGGAGAGCACCACCATAGCAAAGCTGCTCTGGCGTTTTGGCTTGGCGCAGAGAATATTGGACATGGCAGCTGCTGGAACTCCGATTATGGGAACCTGTGCAGGTATGGTCTTATTAGCTAAAGAAGGTGATGAGCAGGTGGAGAAAACAGGTACCAAGCTTTTAGGACTTATGGACATGTCTGTGGCCCGCAATGCCTTTGGCAGGCAAAGGGAATCCTTCGAGGCAAATTTGGATGTAGAAGGTCTGGATAAACCGTTTCCTGCCGTTTTCATCAGAGCGCCAGTCATTGAAAGAGTGTGGGGAGGTTGTCGCGCCTTGTCCAAATATCAAGAGCGTGTGGTCATGGCCAGACAGGGAAATATCCTAGCTCTCTCCTTCCACCCAGAGCTTTCTGGAGACACACGAATCCACGAAATGCTGATATCCATGGCCAGGCGCTAG
- a CDS encoding geranylgeranylglyceryl/heptaprenylglyceryl phosphate synthase, giving the protein MKVKEYILERYRARKPMHMTLIDPAKQEVERAASIAREAERLGTDAIMVGGSTDVTQENLDSTVKAIKKAVSLPVIYFPSGAHAISPFTDAIYFMSMLNSRNLRMVIGEQVMGAPIVAKLGLETISMGYVIVEPGMKVGEVGEANLVKRDDLQTAVAYGLAAQFMGMDLIYYEAGSGAPEPIPTEMVSAVKEKVRIPVVVGGGIRSARQAMSLRAAGADIIVTGTLVEGEGFSQSLEGVIRAVKDRSA; this is encoded by the coding sequence ATGAAGGTCAAGGAATACATTCTCGAAAGATATAGGGCCAGGAAGCCCATGCACATGACCTTGATCGACCCTGCCAAGCAGGAAGTGGAGAGGGCGGCAAGTATAGCTCGAGAGGCGGAAAGGCTAGGGACGGATGCCATAATGGTCGGAGGCTCCACCGATGTCACACAAGAGAATCTCGATTCTACCGTTAAAGCTATAAAAAAAGCGGTGAGCTTGCCAGTTATCTATTTCCCTTCTGGAGCGCATGCCATCTCTCCTTTCACAGATGCCATTTATTTCATGAGTATGCTGAACTCTCGAAACCTCCGAATGGTCATAGGAGAGCAGGTCATGGGAGCGCCCATTGTGGCCAAACTGGGCCTGGAGACGATTTCCATGGGATATGTTATTGTCGAGCCTGGAATGAAAGTGGGGGAGGTTGGAGAAGCGAATCTCGTTAAACGGGACGATTTGCAAACGGCTGTGGCTTATGGCTTAGCGGCACAGTTCATGGGAATGGATCTTATTTATTATGAGGCGGGTAGCGGGGCTCCTGAGCCCATACCAACAGAGATGGTGTCGGCAGTAAAGGAGAAGGTAAGGATACCAGTTGTGGTCGGTGGAGGCATCAGGTCAGCACGGCAAGCGATGTCGTTAAGGGCGGCAGGAGCTGACATCATAGTGACCGGAACGTTGGTGGAGGGAGAGGGGTTCTCTCAGAGCTTAGAAGGTGTCATAAGAGCGGTCAAGGATAGAAGCGCCTAG
- a CDS encoding UbiA family prenyltransferase → MKAFFQVIRLGNCLMGVMALWLTLLIASGAELIDHITSAVAGSVVVFAFVAGGNALNDYLDRDIDRIAHPERPIPSGRMRPTTALRIAVACFTISIASSLFLNFWSIIIVVISVVVIVLYEARTKAMGLVGNASIAFLTASLFLLGGAMVEMVERTLAISAMAGLATLGREIVKDIQDMEGDFNRMTLPKRIGKRSAGLLGSAALLAAVVLSFQPYFMGIFGLEYLLTVLVADAIFIYSSLVHFRNPKRGQTWAKYGMLVALVAFLVGGIA, encoded by the coding sequence GTGAAGGCTTTCTTCCAAGTCATCCGCCTGGGAAACTGCTTAATGGGCGTGATGGCCCTTTGGCTCACTTTATTGATAGCTTCCGGAGCAGAATTAATTGATCACATCACTTCGGCTGTGGCAGGATCTGTGGTGGTCTTCGCTTTCGTGGCGGGAGGCAACGCCCTGAACGATTATTTGGATAGGGATATCGACAGAATTGCGCACCCAGAGAGGCCAATCCCCTCAGGAAGGATGAGGCCAACCACAGCGTTGAGAATAGCGGTGGCATGTTTCACGATATCCATAGCCAGTTCACTTTTTCTGAATTTCTGGTCAATCATCATCGTTGTTATCTCGGTGGTTGTTATCGTACTCTATGAGGCTCGGACCAAGGCCATGGGTCTGGTCGGAAACGCTTCCATCGCATTCCTCACCGCCTCCCTGTTCCTTCTTGGTGGAGCCATGGTAGAGATGGTAGAGCGTACCTTGGCCATATCGGCTATGGCCGGGCTCGCTACCCTTGGGCGGGAGATAGTTAAAGATATCCAAGACATGGAAGGGGATTTCAACCGCATGACCTTGCCCAAGAGAATAGGAAAGCGGAGTGCGGGCCTATTGGGTAGTGCGGCCTTGTTGGCTGCGGTAGTCCTAAGCTTCCAGCCCTACTTCATGGGCATATTTGGCCTGGAATATCTGCTAACGGTTTTAGTAGCCGATGCAATTTTTATATACTCCTCTTTGGTTCATTTCCGAAACCCCAAGCGTGGGCAGACCTGGGCTAAGTATGGCATGCTAGTCGCCCTGGTGGCCTTCCTTGTAGGAGGAATCGCATGA
- a CDS encoding site-2 protease family protein, which produces MDQSAEVNLIKSLVAAHFKVYEVKVSYETIELLVTPEQSTLEQNFEALRRDLYSRGYIPVLEYSGGEYKITVLRKPPLPKRRNWLNLAFLTATILTTVYTGTILYASYSNQSQALSLENVVMGALTFALPLMLILGAHELSHYFMSKRHDLDASLPYFIPAWPPIGTFGAFISMREPMPNKKALVDIGVAGPIAGLLMSIPILIIGLLLNAGATPNPDAVPAGQLAINTPLLFDLFMFLLPIPEGAVLHPMAFAAWVGIFVTAINLLPAGQLDGGHIARGLLGKNAIFLSFATVALLLILGFVFYLGWLLFAFLIIVLGLNHPAPLNDVSKLDTKRIAVGAFAVVLLVSSFVFVPIYQIPYVDTFDMKVEGNNETNISPGGQALFFVSVQNTGTMNISVQLDVQNVPAGWTAIIYQSGSSSTGATNSLLLPVPYSKNATVILEIVVPAGESQKTRVLTLKGQTSDTRASEHTIAYQDFTIHVS; this is translated from the coding sequence TTGGATCAATCGGCAGAGGTTAATTTGATCAAATCTCTTGTCGCAGCTCACTTCAAGGTCTATGAGGTGAAAGTCAGCTACGAGACAATAGAATTGTTGGTGACTCCTGAGCAGTCCACTCTGGAACAGAATTTCGAAGCTTTGCGCCGAGACTTGTACTCGAGAGGGTACATCCCGGTGTTGGAATATTCTGGTGGGGAATACAAAATCACGGTGTTGAGAAAGCCTCCTTTGCCTAAGAGACGCAATTGGCTCAATCTGGCTTTTCTTACCGCTACGATATTGACCACTGTCTACACGGGCACGATATTATATGCTAGTTATTCGAACCAGAGCCAAGCTCTCTCCCTTGAGAACGTGGTCATGGGTGCATTGACCTTCGCGCTGCCCCTCATGCTTATATTAGGTGCGCATGAGCTCTCCCATTATTTTATGTCAAAGAGGCATGATTTAGACGCTTCGTTGCCTTATTTCATTCCAGCATGGCCTCCAATTGGGACCTTCGGTGCTTTCATCTCTATGAGAGAGCCAATGCCCAACAAGAAAGCTCTGGTGGACATTGGTGTAGCAGGCCCAATCGCAGGGTTACTCATGAGTATACCTATTTTGATAATCGGGCTACTTTTAAATGCTGGTGCTACTCCTAACCCCGATGCGGTTCCAGCAGGGCAGCTAGCGATAAACACTCCTTTGCTTTTCGATCTCTTTATGTTTCTCTTGCCCATTCCGGAAGGCGCTGTCCTCCATCCCATGGCCTTTGCCGCTTGGGTAGGCATATTCGTAACGGCTATTAATCTGCTTCCAGCAGGTCAGTTGGATGGAGGACATATAGCACGCGGTCTGTTGGGAAAGAATGCCATATTCCTAAGCTTCGCCACGGTTGCCCTCCTTCTTATATTGGGCTTCGTCTTCTATTTGGGTTGGCTATTATTCGCTTTTTTGATAATCGTACTAGGGCTAAATCATCCAGCACCACTCAACGATGTTAGCAAGCTAGACACTAAACGCATCGCCGTCGGAGCTTTCGCGGTGGTGCTTCTCGTTAGCAGCTTCGTTTTCGTTCCAATATACCAGATTCCTTATGTGGACACGTTTGACATGAAAGTGGAAGGGAACAATGAGACCAATATATCACCAGGAGGGCAGGCACTCTTCTTCGTTAGTGTCCAGAATACAGGTACGATGAACATATCCGTACAGCTTGATGTCCAGAATGTTCCTGCCGGTTGGACTGCCATCATTTATCAATCAGGATCATCATCAACCGGTGCAACAAACAGCTTGCTTCTGCCCGTACCTTATAGTAAGAATGCTACTGTGATCCTTGAAATCGTGGTGCCGGCTGGAGAATCTCAGAAGACGAGAGTTCTCACATTAAAAGGTCAGACATCAGATACCAGGGCGAGCGAGCACACGATTGCGTATCAGGACTTTACAATCCACGTCTCCTGA
- a CDS encoding RsmD family RNA methyltransferase → MRRTNFLFELSGEHPSLPLAELNACLFTICKNFEFLENGPGFAIVRMDENDLYPTISRLALTHRVGEYLGSCRLDELKTFLIHLEIGPGSAAVRVKRYGGAGSPELANNISRCVGEVISRTNKIDLTEPEQIIRVILGERLHFHIEKALVDRDQFERRHVRSRPFFSPVSLHPCYARALVNLTRIRPGETLLDPFCGTGGIVLEASLMGVRVIGTDASKEMIEGCKANLEHFGAPWLCLERMDVGEVVEKFYEVDAVATDPPYGRSATTLKESVETLHKRGLEAIGKVLKSEGRAGIILPYQCNHTASLFLEQTHVQRVHRSLQRHYCLLRRRGL, encoded by the coding sequence ATGAGGAGAACAAATTTCCTGTTCGAACTCTCAGGAGAGCATCCCTCACTTCCTTTAGCAGAGCTAAACGCCTGCCTTTTTACTATCTGCAAAAATTTCGAATTTTTGGAGAACGGACCGGGCTTCGCCATAGTTAGAATGGATGAGAATGATCTTTATCCCACGATATCTAGATTGGCTTTGACGCATAGGGTGGGGGAGTATTTAGGATCGTGTAGATTAGATGAGCTCAAGACATTTCTAATCCATTTGGAGATTGGACCAGGGTCCGCTGCTGTAAGAGTGAAACGCTATGGAGGAGCCGGAAGCCCTGAGCTTGCGAATAATATCTCGCGCTGTGTAGGGGAGGTGATATCTCGAACCAATAAGATAGACCTTACAGAACCTGAGCAAATTATCAGAGTGATTTTGGGCGAACGTCTGCATTTCCATATCGAAAAAGCTTTGGTGGACCGCGACCAGTTTGAGCGAAGACATGTACGCAGCAGGCCTTTCTTCTCTCCTGTCTCATTACATCCCTGTTATGCTAGAGCCTTGGTCAATTTGACTCGAATAAGACCTGGAGAAACGCTCCTTGACCCATTCTGCGGAACGGGAGGGATAGTTCTTGAAGCATCTCTCATGGGCGTTAGAGTAATTGGCACGGATGCTTCTAAAGAGATGATTGAAGGATGCAAGGCGAATCTTGAGCATTTTGGAGCACCATGGCTTTGCCTTGAGAGGATGGACGTTGGAGAGGTGGTTGAGAAATTTTATGAGGTGGATGCGGTAGCTACCGACCCACCTTACGGCAGGTCAGCAACAACGCTTAAAGAGTCCGTCGAGACTTTGCACAAGAGGGGCCTTGAGGCGATAGGAAAAGTGTTGAAGAGCGAAGGTAGAGCCGGTATCATACTGCCTTATCAATGCAACCATACCGCATCGCTTTTTCTGGAACAAACACATGTACAGCGCGTTCATCGTTCTTTACAAAGGCACTACTGCCTCCTCAGGAGACGTGGATTGTAA
- the radA gene encoding DNA repair and recombination protein RadA, giving the protein MAEKRLEELPGVGPATAEKLRDAGYTDLMSIAVESPKNLAEACEIGEAAAAKIIAAAKEAADVGGFEPGDVIMERRQNLHKLTSGSRALDELMGGGFETQAITEFFGEFGSGKTQLCFQLAVNATMPIEKGGLDGEVIIIDTENTFRPERIAQIANAMDLDPVETLHKIHVARAFNSSHQMLLVEKAMEKAREIPVRLLIVDSLTAHFRAEYVGRGALAERQQLLNKHMHDLLRFGDLNNAVIAVTNQVSAKPDAFFGDPTRPIGGHIVGHTATYRVYLRKSKGGKRIARLIDSPNLPEAEAVFTVSEEGIRD; this is encoded by the coding sequence ATGGCAGAAAAGAGATTAGAGGAGTTGCCTGGCGTAGGTCCTGCAACGGCAGAAAAGTTACGTGATGCCGGTTACACCGATCTGATGTCGATTGCTGTGGAATCTCCGAAGAATCTAGCTGAGGCTTGCGAGATAGGCGAGGCGGCAGCGGCTAAGATCATCGCTGCTGCAAAGGAAGCGGCAGACGTTGGAGGTTTCGAGCCTGGTGATGTCATAATGGAGCGAAGGCAGAATCTCCACAAGCTCACATCTGGGTCTAGGGCCCTTGATGAGCTTATGGGTGGAGGCTTCGAAACGCAGGCAATCACGGAGTTCTTCGGTGAATTCGGTAGCGGCAAGACCCAGTTGTGTTTTCAACTTGCTGTTAATGCCACGATGCCGATAGAGAAGGGCGGACTCGATGGAGAGGTCATAATAATCGATACCGAAAACACATTCCGTCCCGAACGAATAGCTCAGATAGCCAATGCCATGGATTTGGACCCTGTGGAGACATTGCATAAAATCCATGTAGCGAGGGCTTTCAATTCCTCTCATCAAATGCTTTTAGTGGAGAAGGCTATGGAAAAAGCGAGGGAGATTCCTGTCAGGCTGCTAATCGTGGACTCCCTCACAGCTCATTTCCGCGCTGAATATGTAGGGAGAGGAGCTCTGGCAGAGAGGCAGCAATTGTTGAACAAACATATGCATGATCTCTTAAGATTCGGTGATCTTAACAACGCCGTGATTGCTGTGACCAATCAAGTCTCAGCCAAGCCTGACGCTTTCTTCGGTGACCCCACTCGACCCATAGGTGGGCATATAGTGGGGCATACCGCTACCTATCGGGTATATTTAAGGAAGAGTAAGGGAGGCAAAAGGATCGCTCGATTGATAGATTCCCCCAATCTGCCTGAGGCGGAAGCTGTATTCACTGTTTCAGAGGAAGGAATTAGGGACTGA